The Pseudomonas azadiae genome includes a window with the following:
- a CDS encoding bifunctional diguanylate cyclase/phosphodiesterase: MPNSLAPIALSLSDRTSLSLARTSLFRFMALLAVVFAAAAYSLVYLAHELDRSEEVESAFYTRKAVQSLEKALRVTVKDYAFWSDAYKHLHVKVDEDWAFVRGNIGATLFDDFGFQGLFVVDDANRTVYAVIDGQLKNVELTSWLGRSIGDILEQARAGADDETPATAFINVQGSPALVAAAAITPGTDPTVTTDGRQPSVLIFIDILDSAKLAVIGDEFGVNKLHIATPDEIGKTLLFPLGDNGTAGSLHWEPARPGLRLMGVGLPLLGLAALLVCLMTWVISRRTTAAALALDASHASLRNSQNALATSEARFRDVVEASSDWVWEIDAGWRFTYLSERFEGVTGLARHAWIGATMNDLLQTDTGLLSQWLNAPGRRPDISVQCRYVDARGLERSTRLSARQMPCGGFRGTATDVTEEVEARRRIEFLSQHDALTGLANRTRLQTFLDGKLKALPTSKQSLVMLSLDLDRFKPVNDLLGHAAGDRVLNEVSTRLAECVRHGDLVARVGGDEFVLILVDAGTPDEVEALCYRLIESIERTIRIDEQEVFVSASIGIAIAPNDAREATELLRYADIALYEAKAAGRNTWRFYSGEMNARIIERRRLESDLRFAIKHAELRLHFQPRYRIADGQMVGAEALVRWQHPERGLIAPDTFIPIAEESGLILALSDWVLETACMCAAQWPEHLFVSVNLSPTEFKRGNLVARVRQALNASGIDPARVELEITESVMLEDATGALEVMNTLKQLGIRIAMDDFGTGYSSLSYLRAFPFDGLKIDRSFLTRLEDSDDDKAIIQAIVGLGRALALTVTAEGVETAEHLALLKAVACEEGQGYFLSQPLDNATFNGLLEVYASSVV, encoded by the coding sequence ATGCCGAACTCTCTCGCTCCTATCGCTCTCTCGCTTTCCGATCGAACCAGCCTGTCTCTGGCTCGCACCTCCCTGTTCCGGTTCATGGCCTTGCTGGCGGTGGTCTTCGCGGCCGCCGCCTATTCGCTGGTCTACCTTGCCCATGAACTGGACCGCTCCGAAGAGGTTGAAAGCGCTTTTTACACCCGCAAAGCCGTGCAGTCCCTGGAAAAAGCCCTGCGGGTGACGGTCAAGGACTATGCCTTCTGGAGCGATGCCTACAAGCACCTGCACGTTAAGGTGGACGAAGATTGGGCCTTTGTGCGGGGCAATATCGGCGCCACGCTGTTTGACGATTTCGGTTTCCAAGGCCTGTTTGTGGTCGACGACGCCAATCGCACGGTGTACGCGGTCATCGATGGTCAGCTGAAAAACGTCGAACTCACGTCATGGCTAGGCCGGTCCATCGGCGATATTCTCGAACAGGCGCGTGCCGGCGCAGACGACGAAACACCGGCCACGGCCTTTATCAACGTACAAGGCAGCCCCGCGCTGGTGGCGGCCGCCGCCATCACACCGGGCACCGATCCCACAGTGACGACCGATGGCCGGCAACCGTCGGTACTGATCTTTATCGACATCCTCGACAGCGCCAAGCTGGCCGTGATCGGCGATGAGTTCGGCGTGAACAAGCTGCACATTGCCACCCCCGATGAAATCGGCAAGACTCTGCTCTTCCCCCTCGGCGACAACGGCACCGCCGGCAGCCTGCACTGGGAACCGGCCCGCCCCGGCCTGCGCCTGATGGGTGTAGGCCTGCCGCTGCTGGGCCTGGCCGCGCTGCTGGTGTGCCTGATGACCTGGGTCATTTCGCGCCGCACCACCGCCGCCGCGCTCGCCCTGGACGCCAGCCATGCCTCGCTGCGCAACAGCCAGAATGCCCTGGCCACCAGCGAAGCACGCTTTCGCGATGTGGTGGAGGCCAGTTCCGATTGGGTCTGGGAAATCGATGCCGGTTGGCGTTTTACCTACCTGTCGGAGCGTTTCGAAGGCGTCACCGGGCTGGCGCGGCATGCCTGGATCGGCGCCACGATGAACGACTTGCTGCAAACCGATACCGGCCTGCTGTCGCAGTGGCTCAACGCGCCCGGACGTCGCCCGGACATCAGTGTGCAGTGTCGCTACGTTGATGCGCGGGGGCTGGAACGTAGCACACGCTTGTCGGCGCGGCAGATGCCCTGCGGCGGGTTTCGCGGCACCGCCACCGACGTGACCGAAGAAGTCGAAGCCCGTCGGCGCATCGAGTTTCTCTCCCAGCATGACGCGCTCACCGGGTTGGCCAATCGCACGCGCCTGCAAACCTTCCTCGACGGCAAACTCAAGGCGCTGCCCACTTCCAAACAGTCGCTGGTCATGCTCAGCCTGGACCTTGATCGTTTCAAGCCGGTCAATGACCTGCTCGGACACGCCGCCGGCGACCGGGTGCTCAACGAAGTGTCCACGCGCCTGGCCGAGTGCGTGCGCCACGGCGATCTGGTGGCCCGCGTCGGCGGGGATGAGTTTGTGCTGATCCTGGTTGATGCAGGCACACCAGATGAAGTCGAAGCCCTGTGCTATCGCTTGATCGAGTCCATCGAGCGCACGATCAGGATCGACGAGCAGGAGGTGTTCGTCAGCGCCAGCATCGGCATTGCCATCGCCCCCAACGATGCCCGCGAAGCCACGGAGCTGCTGCGCTACGCCGACATTGCCCTGTACGAGGCCAAGGCGGCGGGCCGTAATACCTGGCGTTTCTATTCCGGCGAAATGAATGCGCGCATCATCGAACGTCGCCGCCTGGAAAGCGACCTGCGCTTTGCGATCAAGCACGCCGAGCTGCGCCTGCATTTCCAACCGCGCTATCGCATCGCCGACGGCCAGATGGTGGGGGCCGAAGCGCTGGTGCGCTGGCAACACCCGGAGCGCGGCCTAATCGCGCCGGACACCTTCATTCCGATTGCCGAAGAGTCCGGGCTGATCCTGGCATTGAGCGACTGGGTACTCGAAACCGCCTGCATGTGTGCAGCCCAGTGGCCGGAACATCTGTTTGTGTCGGTGAACCTGTCACCCACGGAATTCAAGCGCGGCAACCTGGTGGCGCGCGTACGGCAGGCGCTGAACGCCTCCGGTATCGACCCCGCGCGCGTAGAGCTGGAAATCACCGAAAGCGTGATGCTCGAAGATGCCACCGGGGCGCTTGAGGTCATGAATACGCTCAAGCAATTGGGCATACGCATCGCCATGGACGACTTCGGGACCGGCTACTCCTCCCTGAGTTACCTGCGTGCGTTCCCGTTCGACGGTTTGAAAATAGACCGCAGTTTCCTGACCCGGCTGGAAGACAGCGACGATGACAAGGCGATTATCCAGGCCATTGTCGGCCTGGGCCGTGCCCTGGCACTGACGGTCACCGCCGAAGGCGTCGAAACCGCTGAACACTTGGCACTGCTCAAGGCCGTGGCGTGTGAAGAAGGCCAAGGCTATTTCCTCAGCCAACCGCTGGATAACGCAACCTTCAACGGCTTGCTGGAGGTATACGCAAGCAGCGTGGTGTGA
- a CDS encoding AraC family transcriptional regulator has protein sequence MPVSRNWGVNHRKKGEMIKSLDIFLQEIDEGDWAVISSATDYPENWVIPDHSHEKHQLLYATEGVMVVHSAQNQWTVPPNRGFWMPCGHVHSLRCVGPLKMRSVFVRPGSFPNLPTETKAVSISPLLSELIKASVSLKPPYAEDSRDARIMHLILDELALLPALPLSLPLPAEPRIHRICLALQDEPGDASTVADWSERLGLDQKTIQRLFRKETGMTFGHWRQQARLLLALERIAVGGKVIDIALELGYESPSAFTSMFKKQFGKTPSHFFR, from the coding sequence ATGCCTGTCTCGCGCAATTGGGGCGTCAACCATCGCAAAAAGGGCGAAATGATCAAATCACTGGATATATTTTTACAGGAGATCGACGAAGGCGACTGGGCGGTGATCAGTTCGGCCACCGATTATCCGGAAAACTGGGTGATACCCGACCACAGCCACGAAAAGCACCAGCTGTTGTATGCGACCGAAGGCGTGATGGTGGTGCACTCGGCGCAGAACCAGTGGACCGTGCCGCCCAACCGTGGCTTCTGGATGCCCTGTGGGCACGTCCACTCCTTGCGGTGCGTGGGGCCATTGAAGATGCGCAGCGTGTTTGTTCGCCCTGGCAGCTTTCCCAACCTGCCCACCGAGACCAAGGCGGTGAGTATCTCGCCGCTGTTGAGCGAGCTGATCAAGGCGTCGGTGAGCTTGAAGCCCCCCTATGCCGAGGATTCGCGGGACGCGCGGATCATGCACCTGATCCTCGACGAACTCGCGCTGTTGCCGGCTTTGCCATTGTCGCTGCCGTTGCCGGCCGAGCCGCGCATCCACCGCATTTGCCTGGCATTGCAGGATGAACCGGGCGATGCCTCCACCGTGGCGGACTGGAGCGAGCGCCTGGGCCTGGACCAGAAAACCATCCAGCGCCTGTTCCGCAAGGAAACCGGCATGACCTTCGGCCATTGGCGCCAGCAGGCCCGGCTGCTGCTGGCGCTGGAACGCATCGCAGTGGGCGGGAAGGTGATCGACATCGCCCTGGAGCTGGGCTATGAAAGCCCCAGCGCGTTTACCAGCATGTTCAAGAAACAGTTCGGCAAGACCCCGAGCCATTTTTTCCGCTAA
- a CDS encoding MFS transporter, producing the protein MSTLTASPAAAPPAPQASPLVMRILGACALAHLINDLIQAVLPSIYPMLKANYGLSFTQVGLITLTFQLTASLLQPWIGYHTDRHPKPWLLPAGMVCTLIGILLLAYVGSFPAILLAAGLVGVGSSTFHPETSRVARLASGGRYGLAQSTFQVGGNTGSALGPLLAAAIIIPYGQGHIAWFGLFAVFAILVLYGLSRWYRTHLNLFKLKQGGKASHGLSKGRVTFALVVLAVLVFSKYFYMTSLTSYFTFYLIEKFHLSVASSQMYLFLFLGSVAVGTFAGGPIGDRIGRKKVIWFSILGAAPFTLALPYVDLFWTAVLSVVIGFVLASAFSAIVVFAQELVPGNVGMIAGIFFGLMFGFSGIGAALLGLLADTHGINYVYTLCSFLPLVGILTVLLPSTKGV; encoded by the coding sequence ATGTCGACCCTCACCGCGTCACCCGCCGCTGCACCCCCTGCCCCCCAAGCCAGCCCCTTGGTCATGCGCATCCTCGGCGCCTGCGCCCTGGCGCATTTGATCAATGACCTGATCCAGGCTGTGCTGCCGTCGATCTACCCGATGCTCAAGGCCAACTACGGCCTGTCATTCACCCAGGTGGGCCTGATCACCTTGACCTTCCAACTGACCGCTTCGCTGCTGCAGCCCTGGATCGGCTACCACACCGACCGCCACCCCAAGCCCTGGCTGCTGCCGGCGGGCATGGTGTGCACCTTGATCGGCATCCTGCTGCTGGCGTACGTCGGCAGCTTTCCCGCGATTCTGCTGGCAGCCGGGTTGGTGGGCGTTGGCTCGTCGACCTTCCACCCGGAAACCTCGCGCGTGGCGCGCCTGGCCTCGGGCGGGCGCTACGGCCTGGCGCAATCGACGTTCCAGGTCGGCGGTAACACCGGCAGCGCCTTGGGCCCGTTGCTCGCGGCGGCAATCATCATTCCTTACGGCCAGGGTCATATCGCCTGGTTCGGGCTGTTCGCCGTGTTCGCGATCCTGGTGCTGTACGGCCTGAGCCGCTGGTACCGCACCCACCTCAACCTGTTCAAGCTCAAGCAGGGCGGTAAAGCCAGCCATGGCTTGTCCAAAGGCCGCGTGACCTTCGCCCTGGTGGTGCTGGCTGTGCTGGTGTTCTCCAAATACTTCTACATGACCAGCCTGACCAGTTACTTCACCTTTTACCTGATCGAAAAATTCCATTTGTCGGTCGCCAGCTCGCAGATGTACCTGTTCCTGTTCCTCGGTTCGGTGGCCGTCGGCACCTTCGCCGGGGGCCCGATTGGCGACAGGATCGGCCGCAAGAAAGTCATCTGGTTCTCCATTCTCGGCGCCGCTCCGTTCACCCTCGCCCTGCCCTACGTCGACCTGTTCTGGACGGCGGTGTTGAGCGTGGTGATCGGCTTTGTCCTTGCCTCGGCATTCTCGGCCATCGTGGTGTTTGCCCAGGAACTGGTGCCGGGCAATGTCGGCATGATCGCCGGGATCTTCTTCGGCCTGATGTTCGGCTTCAGCGGGATTGGCGCGGCACTGCTCGGTTTGCTCGCCGACACCCACGGCATCAACTACGTCTACACGCTGTGCTCGTTCCTGCCACTGGTGGGCATCCTGACCGTGTTGCTGCCTTCCACCAAAGGCGTCTGA
- a CDS encoding sensor histidine kinase: MRLPDFILENLEPILQAWEDFARTIQTPGADLDATGLRDHAEQMLRAIVLDLRTTQTVQEQIDKAQGLAPQQDDETPAETHAVTRLMAGFSIDQMVSEYRALRTSVLSQWLNQIKHGTPLAVDDMNRFHEAIDQALAESIASYSRAVEASRNVFLGILGHDLRTPLGAILLGADILRRSPTADERGTRVARQIYASVQRASQIVGDLLDLTRCQMGPGIPVKRTVTDLAPICERIVEELRAFHPTSNILFEADTPTIGAFDGPRMEQVFSNIISNAVQHGDAQSPITVQLATTAETVVFTVHNHGEPIPVDVLPFIFNPMGRFSQRSVIEHGPTAGLGLGLFIASEIAASHQGVIEVESDRAAGTLFRVVVPRQ, translated from the coding sequence ATGCGCCTGCCAGACTTCATTCTTGAGAACCTCGAGCCGATCCTCCAGGCCTGGGAAGACTTCGCCCGCACCATCCAGACCCCAGGCGCTGATCTGGACGCTACAGGCCTGCGTGACCATGCCGAGCAGATGCTGCGCGCCATCGTGCTCGACCTGCGAACCACCCAGACCGTGCAGGAACAAATCGACAAGGCCCAGGGGCTGGCACCGCAGCAGGATGACGAGACCCCGGCTGAAACCCACGCGGTGACGCGCTTGATGGCGGGGTTCTCCATCGACCAGATGGTGTCGGAGTACCGGGCGTTGCGCACCAGCGTGCTCAGCCAATGGCTCAACCAGATCAAACACGGCACGCCGCTGGCAGTGGACGACATGAACCGCTTCCATGAGGCCATCGATCAGGCGCTGGCGGAATCCATCGCCAGTTACTCGCGCGCCGTGGAAGCGTCGCGCAATGTGTTCCTGGGCATCCTCGGTCACGACCTGCGCACGCCGTTGGGCGCGATCCTGCTGGGCGCCGATATCCTCAGGCGCTCGCCCACCGCAGACGAACGCGGTACGCGGGTGGCCAGGCAGATCTACGCCAGCGTGCAACGCGCCAGCCAGATCGTCGGCGACCTGCTGGATTTGACACGCTGCCAGATGGGCCCGGGCATTCCGGTCAAGCGCACGGTGACCGACCTGGCACCGATCTGCGAACGCATCGTCGAGGAGCTGCGCGCGTTTCACCCCACGTCAAACATCCTGTTCGAAGCCGACACCCCGACCATCGGCGCCTTCGATGGCCCGCGCATGGAGCAGGTGTTTTCCAACATCATCAGCAATGCGGTGCAGCACGGCGATGCGCAGTCACCGATCACGGTCCAATTGGCGACGACCGCTGAAACGGTGGTGTTTACCGTGCACAACCACGGCGAACCCATCCCGGTCGATGTGCTGCCGTTTATCTTCAACCCCATGGGGCGCTTTTCCCAGCGCTCGGTGATTGAACACGGGCCCACGGCCGGCCTTGGGCTGGGTTTGTTCATTGCCTCGGAAATTGCGGCATCCCATCAAGGGGTGATCGAAGTGGAGTCGGATCGAGCGGCGGGGACGCTTTTTCGCGTGGTAGTGCCCCGGCAATAA